A single genomic interval of Rhea pennata isolate bPtePen1 chromosome 5, bPtePen1.pri, whole genome shotgun sequence harbors:
- the FLRT2 gene encoding leucine-rich repeat transmembrane protein FLRT2, with product MGSWTRMWPTDGAVLMKSWLIFSLGLYMQVSKTLACPKVCRCDRNFVYCNERSLTSVPLGIPEGVTVLYLHNNQINNAGFPAELHNVQSVHTVYLYGNQLDEFPMNLPKNVRVLHLQENNIQTISRAALAQLLKLEELHLDDNSISTVGVEDGAFREAVSLKLLFLSKNHLSSVPVGLPVDLQELRVDENRIAVISDLAFQNLTSLERLIVDGNLLTNKGIAEGTFSHLSKLKEFSIVRNSLTYPPPDLPGTHLLRLYLQDNQITHIPLTAFSNLHKLERLDISNNQLRMLVKGVFDNLHNLRQLTVRNNPWLCDCSIKWVTEWLKFIPASINVRGFMCQGPEQVRGMAVRELNMNMLSCPTTTPGLPFVITPASATTMPTTLVPTSSVPPPSSKYNPLTPTITTLPTVPDREDREKVTPPISERIQLSIHFVNDTCIQVNWMSLFTVMAYKLTWVKMGHSLVGGIVQERIVSGEKQHLSLINLEPKSTYRICLVPLDAYNNYRTGEDTVCSEATTKASYLNNGSNIPSSHEQTTSQNLGSPFLLAGLIGGAVIFVLVVLLSIFCWHMHKKGRYTSQKWKYNRGRRKDDYCEAGTKKDNSILEMTETSFQIVSLNNDQLLKGDFRLQPIYTPNGGINYPDCHIPNNMRYCNSNVSDLEHCHT from the coding sequence ATGGGATCGTGGACTAGAATGTGGCCCACAGATGGGGCTGTTCTCATGAAATCATGGCTTATCTTTTCCCTGGGGCTCTACATGCAGGTCTCCAAAACTTTGGCCTGCCCAAAAGTGTGCCGTTGTGACCGAAACTTTGTCTACTGTAATGAGCGAAGCTTGACCTCAGTGCCTCTTGGGATACCAGAGGGTGTAACCGTCCTCTACCTCCATAATAACCAAATTAATAATGCTGGATTTCCTGCAGAGTTGCACAATGTCCAGTCTGTGCACACGGTCTACCTGTATGGCAACCAATTGGATGAATTCCCCATGAACCTGCCCAAGAATGTCAGGGTTCTCCATCTGCAGGAAAATAACATTCAGACCATTTCTCGGGCTGCCCTAGCTCAGCTCTTGAAACTGGAAGAGCTGCACCTGGATGACAACTCCATCTCTACTGTTGGTGTTGAGGATGGCGCATTTCGGGAAGCTGTCAGCCTCAAGCTTCTGTTCTTGTCCAAGAATCATCTAAGCAGCGTACCAGTAGGCCTTCCAGTGGACTTACAAGAACTTCGAGTAGATGAAAACCGAATTGCTGTCATTTCAGACCTGGCTTTCCAGAATCTTACCAGTTTGGAGCGTCTGATTGTGGATGGCAATCTCCTTACTAATAAAGGCATAGCTGAAGGCACCTTCAGCCACCTCTCCAAGCTCAAGGAATTCTCAATAGTACGAAATTCACTGACCTACCCTCCTCCTGATCTTCCAGGTACACATCTACTAAGACTGTACTTGCAGGACAACCAGATAACCCATATACCACTTACAGCCTTTTCAAATCTCCACAAGCTGGAGCGTCTTGATATTTCCAACAATCAGCTTCGGATGTTGGTAAAAGGGGTATTTGATAACCTCCACAACCTGAGGCAACTCACTGTGAGGAATAATCCCTGGTTGTGTGACTGCAGTATTAAATGGGTCACTGAATGGCTCAAATTTATTCCTGCTTCCATTAATGTACGGGGTTTTATGTGCCAGGGACCAGAACAGGTCCGAGGTATGGCAGTCAGGGAGCTCAATATGAATATGTTGTCAtgccccaccaccacccctggTCTGCCATTTGTCATCACCCCAGCCTCAGCTACAACCATGCCAACAACATTGGTTCCCACCTCATCAGTTCCTCCCCCAAGTAGCAAATATAATCCTCTCACTCCCACCATAACCACGCTCCCCACTGTGCCTGACAGGGAGGACAGAGAAAAGGTGACACCTCCCATATCTGAACGGATTCAACTCTCCATCCATTTTGTGAATGACACTTGCATCCAAGTTAACTGGATGTCTCTTTTTACCGTGATGGCATATAAACTCACATGGGTAAAAATGGGCCATAGTCTGGTAGGAGGAATTGTTCAGGAGCGAATAGTTAGTGGTGAGAAGCAACACTTAAGCTTGATAAATCTAGAGCCTAAGTCCACGTATCGGATTTGTTTGGTTCCACTGGATGCTTATAACAATTACCGAACTGGAGAAGACACTGTCTGTTCGGAAGCCACAACCAAGGCTTCCTATTTAAACAATGGCAGCAACATCCCCTCCAGCCATGAGCAGACGACTTCTCAGAACCTGGGCTCCCCATTTCTGCTGGCAGGGTTGATTGGGGGTGCAGTCATTTTTGTCCTCGTGGTCCTGCTCAGCATTTTTTGCTGGCATATGCACAAAAAGGGGCGTTACACCTCCCAGAAGTGGAAATATAACCGAGGCCGTCGGAAAGATGACTACTGTGAGGCAGGGACCAAGAAGGACAACTCCATCCTGGAGATGACGGAAACCAGCTTCCAGATTGTCTCCTTAAATAATGATCAGCTCCTTAAAGGAGATTTCAGACTGCAGCCCATTTATACCCCAAACGGGGGCATTAACTATCCAGACTGTCATATCCCCAACAACATGCGATACTGCAACAGCAATGTCTCAGATCTGGAGCACTGTCATACGTGA